GATTAATTGCTGGTATGCAACTGAAATATTTGGACAAGCAATTGGAATTCAATGTAAAGCCAGAACGACTTGAACGAAACAATATTGAGTTAAGAGCACTCTTTTTTAAAAGTAAATTataatatgaaaaaaagggGAATATTAAATCCATTAATTAATGTGTGTTTTATCTAGTTctatggaggcgcccggtggttTAATCATTCGATACGATATTTCATCCTGAAGcaaaaaatttaacaaacaaatgaatttcTGAAATGTCAACAATGTCACACCATGGCATGCTTAGGATTTAGTTTTAACAACAGaagataaattatatttttacatACTCTACTAGACCAGGTGTGTCAAATTTGATTTTCTGCCCTACTAGTCTCCAGAGTACAGAGatagaaaagaaagagagagagagagggagaggaCAAGAGAGAggggagagggagagagagagagaaagagagagaaataaaagaTAATTTGCTTATTCCTGATATCTTTGAAGATTGCTGAGAATTTATAAACATTCATGTGAATTTATGCGATATATTACTTCGTgcaaatttcctttttttggaaACTTTGATGCAATCACCGAAACAAATAACGATCCTTAATAATTCTATATGTCTAATGTTATAAACACATTCGTATCAGAGTTTCGCTCCACAGTTCATGACAAAATACAAGAGTCCATTTTGCGCTGCACAGCAATGTTTCGATTTTATTCCAAATGTACGCTTTCttcggtgtttttgtttaactaTTGCATAAATTCTTAGCCTAATCAGAGACAGAAAGAGAGTAATCAGAAAGGAAAGGTATGGCTTTGTAATTCATGCCATCGCATCGTCCCTGCAGtctattttttcttttgttttgttttgttccgttttgttctACGATTTATCTAGTGACGAAAGGGTGAAGACGttatattaaaattgttttctagCTCGAAATTGCTTCCCGTCTCTATGATACGCCAATATACGAATAGGCTCACACAAAATATATCGCCATTCTATACCGCAATACTACCTACGTTCTACTCGTTTACTGgtcgcttttgtttgttttgtttttgtctgaGTAAAATTGTACCATCGCTTCAAACAGCCTACAGCCGCCGGGAGGCGGGATATGCGCTTCCGTCGGTTCGGGAATGTACTTCGCTTTTGCACTCTAGGTTCAAGACACAGGCCCTTTCACCGGAAAGAGCCCAATGAGGAAGGGTAAGATGAGCTTTTTAACAGAAGATGctgtaatgttttctttttaagttTCAATATCCACAGTACAGAAAACGAAGGATAGAGTTAGTAGTTATTCCTGATTATCTTTGAAGAATTATGAGATGCTTTTCACTGTCCGTTTTGATGGAAATAGTGCTGATGAATGGTTGCTTTCCGCTAGGAAAATGGAATCATCGTCCAGTTCTTGACAGGAAGCTAAAAAAGCACGCATGGCACCAAGTGTTACCCTGTGGGCCATCCGTTTTCCAGCGACCTATTCACAAGAGCGTTGCTAACAGTAACGTTGTTACAACGATAAGCATATGTCCGAGCACTACTGTCCGCATCGGGGTGCCTCCATTAGTCCATTTCAAACCGGAATAATTGATGTTGGGAACGTTTTGCtctacaaaagaaaaaaaacatgtatgaTTAATTAAATACAATTTCACATAAAACGTAATCTCACAAGCTTTTCAAAAAGAATCTTACAACTTTTAACTAGTACGACTACtcacacaaaaacacgcaaaacaaGAACATTTAACGCATGTAgttgaagcagaaaaaaagcacacaaaactgGAACATGAGCTGATTAAGGGAGATGATTAAGgagatggtttgtttttttctttctttccgcGATGGATTTATCCTACCCAAAATAAAACGATTCAAAGGGTAACGGGAATTACAGATTCTAAAATGGGATAAAAACAGGATAAAgtaagcaataaaataaaataaaaaacttaAGTGTTTCGTCCGTCCATCCGTTTTCCTATGCCACCTACCGAACAGATTCAACCGAGCTTCAGCTTGTCCGACCTTATTGGTGGCCTTGCACACGTAGTCGCCATAATGCTCGGACGCAACGGAATAGACCTTCACCACCGACGTCGTAACATCATCCGGTGATCCAATCTGCGAGATACTGTACGAACCACCGTTGTGGATTTGTTTGCCATCGCGGTACCAGGCGATGGCCGGAGCCGGAAATGCCTGTACCACACACTCCACGTCTATGTCGTAATCGATTGCTTGGGCTACCTTTGGCCGAGGCACACGAATGACCGGTGCAAACTCTACCTCGAGTGTGATTGTCTTCGTATCGGTCCGTCCCACACCGTTATCAGCCGTGCAGTAGTACGTACCACGGTCCTCCCGACGAAGCCCGTTCAGGCGCAGCTCATTGCCGGTGTATGTTTGACCACCGATCGGCAGGATAGCGTTGTACTCACGGCGCCAAGTAATGGAAGGGCGTGGGTATCCTTCGGCACGGCACACCAGCTGTGCGTCTTCTCCTTCCGCCTTGGTgagcgtgtttgtgtgctggtTCTCGAGCAGCATCGGTGGATGCCGTACCTGCAGCTCAACCGTTTTCGTGATCTTGCTCGTACTGTTCACCTGTATCTGGCACTCGTACAAACCGGCATCCGTGTTGACGATGTCATGAATCTACGGTGAAACGGAACATTACTACATGCCAAGGATCCAAGGAATGGAAGAGATGCTCGGTCCTTACCTCCAGCACATAGTTAGCGGCATTGTTTTCCTTGGTAAAGTTCAACCGGAAACGATCCTCCGTAACGGCCAGCTGTACACCGAGCGAGATGATGTTGCTTTCCTTCGTCCGGTCCCGGTTGCTCTTCTGCCAGCCGACGATGTAGTTCTTCACGTTCGCGATCGAACAGTTGAGCGTCACTTGCTCGCCAATGTCTTTGATCTGCTCCGGGCTGATAAAAACGATGCTCGGGCTCGACGACGCCTGCTGTGCGCTTGCTGGAGGCCGAGAGAGGGAGATAGCAAGAGGTgatagaagaaaacaaaattcattcaaCGGCCCCTTCTCAATCGCCAAGTATTATTTCGGCACACAATTGATAAGCACGTTATGGTGTCTTCCGTGCTGATAGACCACTGATTCAGGAGGGAAGAAACAAAGGGAAACACTTACACAGCGACAATCCTACGCTAAGAAGCGTAATGAGAAGCAAATTCACCCGTAACATCCACATCCTGCGTAGGGAACAGTGCAGCAGAACTGCAGATACACTGCGCACACGGGGGAAAAGTGTGTAATTTATGCGTGCGTTATCCTTCGCGTGGTTCAGGCTTTATTAACTACCCCGGATGCAGGAACCCGATGCTTGAGGTGACGATTCTGCACGATTGTTTTCAACGTActtcaaaaactgttcactACAAGAGAAGAACCAGAGATCAGAGATAAGGTAATCTTTACGCACCAATGCTGTTTATGAGAGGTTGTAAAAGTGTACCGAAAGAATCTCACAAGAAGAAACgtaaaacacggaaaaacttCTTGTTTTACTAATGTGTAGTGTACCTTCGCTCGTTCACACTGTTTAATTTCACAGTTTACAATCTTACAACCTCGGAGCAAACACGGCACCTGCACACGCAAAGGGCACAATAGAAAATGAAATTCTTCGCCCAGCGAGGTACAAACAATTCCACGAAAAAACGCACGGCATCCTCACCAATACTAGCGCATAAACCGGCCGACGGAgatagagagtgagagagtgcGTCACATGTCTGATTCCTTATTGTACAGTGTGAGTG
The Anopheles moucheti chromosome 2, idAnoMoucSN_F20_07, whole genome shotgun sequence genome window above contains:
- the LOC128298139 gene encoding lachesin-like; the protein is MWMLRVNLLLITLLSVGLSLSSAQQASSSPSIVFISPEQIKDIGEQVTLNCSIANVKNYIVGWQKSNRDRTKESNIISLGVQLAVTEDRFRLNFTKENNAANYVLEIHDIVNTDAGLYECQIQVNSTSKITKTVELQVRHPPMLLENQHTNTLTKAEGEDAQLVCRAEGYPRPSITWRREYNAILPIGGQTYTGNELRLNGLRREDRGTYYCTADNGVGRTDTKTITLEVEFAPVIRVPRPKVAQAIDYDIDVECVVQAFPAPAIAWYRDGKQIHNGGSYSISQIGSPDDVTTSVVKVYSVASEHYGDYVCKATNKVGQAEARLNLFEQNVPNINYSGLKWTNGGTPMRTVVLGHMLIVVTTLLLATLL